A DNA window from Micromonospora inyonensis contains the following coding sequences:
- a CDS encoding IS630 family transposase, with amino-acid sequence MAHPPAAALHLSARRRRKLLAMVGAASCPQAVALRARIVLLAADGLANSAIAVEVGCSEPAVRRWRLRFVRRGVPGLFDRPRSGRPERYGPSERLAVIAVATSLPPEGAARWTQTLIAEHLAERGMALSRATVRRTLTEARVGPHKVRGWLNRADDDAFWAKAGAVCRLYLDIPADTLLVSVDEKTGIQARSRIRPTQSPLPGRDRRVEFEYKRHGTVSIVAAMDVATGQVVAERIERNDSAHFIRFLAMLDRNTDPALRIHLVMDNGSSHTSKATRAWLAAHPRFSVTHTPKHASWLNMIEQWFSALTRRVLRGGDFTSRDDLEAKITAFTIRYNRTARPYRWRYDADAEHARYLARHPQHQKPTRDDLAKAA; translated from the coding sequence ATGGCCCATCCGCCCGCCGCCGCGCTGCATCTGAGCGCCCGTCGGCGGCGCAAGCTGCTGGCCATGGTCGGCGCCGCGAGTTGCCCGCAGGCAGTCGCGCTGCGCGCAAGGATCGTGCTGCTGGCCGCCGACGGTCTGGCCAACAGCGCGATTGCCGTCGAAGTGGGCTGCAGCGAGCCGGCCGTGCGCCGGTGGCGGCTGCGCTTCGTACGCCGCGGCGTGCCGGGCCTGTTCGACCGCCCGCGCAGCGGGCGGCCCGAACGGTACGGGCCCAGCGAGCGCTTGGCCGTCATCGCCGTGGCCACCTCCCTGCCTCCCGAGGGGGCCGCCCGCTGGACTCAGACGCTGATCGCCGAGCATCTGGCCGAACGAGGCATGGCGCTTTCGCGCGCGACCGTGCGCCGCACCCTGACCGAGGCCAGGGTGGGCCCACACAAGGTCCGCGGCTGGCTCAACCGTGCCGACGATGACGCGTTCTGGGCCAAGGCCGGCGCTGTGTGCCGCCTCTACCTCGACATCCCCGCTGACACTCTCCTCGTCAGCGTTGACGAGAAGACCGGCATCCAGGCCCGCTCTCGCATCCGCCCCACCCAGAGCCCGCTGCCCGGCCGTGACCGGCGCGTGGAGTTCGAGTACAAGCGCCACGGGACCGTCTCCATCGTCGCCGCCATGGACGTGGCCACCGGCCAGGTGGTCGCCGAGCGCATCGAGCGCAACGACTCCGCGCATTTCATCCGCTTCCTGGCCATGCTCGACCGCAACACCGACCCCGCCCTGCGCATCCACCTGGTCATGGACAACGGCTCCTCCCACACGTCCAAGGCCACCCGCGCCTGGCTCGCCGCCCACCCCCGTTTCAGCGTGACCCACACTCCCAAGCACGCCAGCTGGCTGAACATGATCGAGCAGTGGTTCTCCGCCCTGACCCGCCGCGTCCTGCGCGGCGGCGACTTCACATCCCGCGACGACCTCGAAGCCAAGATCACCGCGTTCACCATCCGCTACAACCGCACCGCCCGCCCCTACCGTTGGCGCTACGACGCCGACGCCGAGCACGCCCGCTACCTCGCACGCCACCCCCAGCACCAAAAGCCCACCCGGGACGACCTAGCCAAGGCCGCATGA
- a CDS encoding MFS transporter: protein MAVLIGLLNVTLTAAFALLVLLARDRLGLGSVGYGVLLTCMAVGSLAGALVGDRLIAAVSATWTIRIGLLTEVALHLALAVSSDAYVVGGALALFGVHGALWGIVASSLRQRLTPPELLGRVGSANLFVAAGGNCVGALLGGVLAARFGLTPRTGRGRGGGAGDGVDVAGVRPGHGRPGVRRAAGGRGVGGRGRSGGHRAGGGRPTDRPERPERALS from the coding sequence ATGGCGGTGCTGATCGGGCTGCTCAACGTTACGCTCACCGCCGCGTTCGCGCTGCTGGTCCTGCTCGCGCGGGATCGGCTCGGCCTCGGGTCGGTCGGCTACGGCGTCCTGCTCACCTGCATGGCCGTCGGCAGCCTGGCCGGCGCGCTGGTCGGTGACCGGCTCATCGCGGCGGTCAGCGCGACCTGGACCATCCGGATCGGGCTGCTCACCGAGGTCGCGCTGCACCTGGCGCTCGCCGTCTCGTCCGACGCGTACGTCGTCGGCGGGGCGCTGGCATTGTTCGGGGTGCACGGGGCGCTGTGGGGGATCGTCGCCAGTTCGCTGCGCCAGCGGCTGACCCCGCCGGAGCTGCTGGGGCGGGTCGGCAGCGCGAACCTGTTCGTCGCGGCCGGCGGGAACTGCGTCGGCGCGCTGCTCGGCGGGGTGCTCGCCGCGCGGTTCGGGCTGACGCCCCGTACTGGGCGGGGTCGTGGTGGCGGTGCTGGTGACGGCGTCGACGTGGCGGGTGTTCGACCGGGCCACGGTCGCCCGGGCGTACGCCGGGCCGCCGGGGGACGGGGAGTCGGGGGACGGGGCCGGTCCGGCGGCCACCGTGCCGGAGGCGGTCGGCCGACCGACCGACCCGAGCGGCCCGAACGAGCGTTAAGCTGA
- a CDS encoding XRE family transcriptional regulator has translation MSTLQEIAAVLRIDTAVLLGWEAQPAGVAERVEGVERIRVALSAYEIALERPAVRRPVLPADGLAREVAHVWTAFQHARYAQVVDLVPGLLADAQRTHARETGAGRVSLVEAYRVTASLLVKLGSPDAAWLAVDRAMLAATGDRVLVAAAAVQLGQVLRASGRARVAKSVMLAAAYRIAPPVIEFGTPSELSLCGTLLVQAALAVAREGDDRTAVELIDEAADMAVRVGDGHDHHRTGFGPTAVELARVAAAVELGDAREAVAWHEKAITRDGWRWLPAEHRAAHLIDAARAYLHADDPINAGRVLLEADRIAPAEIRHRPAGRDILAEVARDPAAPATLIHLAATLGVG, from the coding sequence GTGTCGACGCTTCAGGAGATCGCGGCCGTCCTGCGGATCGACACGGCGGTGCTGCTTGGTTGGGAAGCCCAGCCGGCCGGGGTGGCCGAGCGCGTCGAGGGTGTGGAGCGGATCCGGGTGGCTCTGTCGGCGTACGAGATCGCCTTGGAGCGCCCGGCGGTACGCCGTCCCGTCCTGCCGGCGGACGGGCTGGCTCGGGAGGTCGCGCACGTGTGGACCGCCTTTCAGCACGCCCGCTACGCGCAGGTCGTCGACCTGGTGCCGGGGTTGTTGGCCGACGCGCAGCGCACTCACGCCCGCGAGACCGGGGCGGGTCGGGTGTCGTTGGTGGAGGCGTACCGGGTGACGGCGTCGCTGCTGGTGAAGCTGGGTTCCCCCGACGCGGCGTGGCTGGCGGTCGACCGGGCGATGCTTGCCGCTACCGGTGACCGGGTGTTGGTGGCTGCCGCTGCGGTGCAGCTCGGTCAGGTGTTGCGCGCCTCGGGGCGGGCGCGGGTGGCTAAGTCGGTGATGCTGGCCGCTGCCTACCGGATCGCCCCGCCGGTGATCGAGTTCGGCACTCCGTCCGAGCTGTCTCTGTGCGGCACGCTGCTGGTGCAGGCTGCCCTGGCCGTTGCCCGCGAAGGGGATGATCGTACCGCCGTCGAGCTGATCGACGAGGCCGCTGACATGGCCGTGCGGGTGGGGGATGGTCACGACCACCACCGGACCGGGTTCGGGCCGACGGCGGTGGAGCTTGCCCGGGTCGCCGCAGCAGTGGAGCTGGGCGATGCCCGCGAGGCCGTGGCCTGGCACGAGAAGGCGATCACGCGAGACGGCTGGCGATGGCTGCCCGCCGAACACCGAGCGGCCCACCTGATCGACGCCGCCCGCGCTTACCTCCACGCCGACGACCCGATCAACGCCGGCCGGGTCCTGTTGGAGGCCGACCGGATCGCACCCGCCGAGATCCGCCACCGACCAGCCGGCCGGGACATCCTCGCCGAAGTCGCCCGTGACCCTGCCGCCCCGGCGACGCTCATCCACCTCGCCGCGACCCTCGGGGTGGGCTGA